The following are encoded in a window of Carya illinoinensis cultivar Pawnee chromosome 15, C.illinoinensisPawnee_v1, whole genome shotgun sequence genomic DNA:
- the LOC122297161 gene encoding disease resistance protein RPV1-like isoform X6 yields MAFQLGASSSSLPSSPSIHPKNHDVFLSFRGKDVRHKFISHLNRALRQSGIKTYMDGVNLERGEQISSEVFKAIEESRISIIVFSKNYAESKWCLDELLKILECKKTFKQIVLPIFYEIKPSDVRDQKGGLGQAFTKLGKKIKDDIKLLEYWKEALEEVAKLSGLEYTAFGDDESEFIQKYIIGWINSRIVNQTPLSVAMYPVGIDCRKRDIYQHLSIERNDIIRIVGIFGTGGIGKTTISKDIYNQIYSQFEGSCFLSNIREISKQAGGLIQLQNTLLFDILGTSLDVRDTDKGINVIKHRLCSKRVLLILDDVDEVVQIEKLVGDRSWFGLGSRIIVTTRDQQLLKISEVDSEYELKLLGDNEALRLFSLHAFKKDEPFDEYVDLAKQIIQYAKGLPLALAVLGSDLKGKSTHQWKSALNKYKNIPNRNIQKVCLVSYEGLDNNEKEMFLDIACFFKGKPLPDIMNIFDSCGFFPNDGIDRLKDKCLITIEGGFVWMHDLLQDMGREIVRLESPNEPGQRSRLFFHEDVRHVLEESMYQGTNKVAGMIIEMPKGEEVISLNSEAFVQMKRLRVLINRNASFSSGPNYLSNELRVLDWFEYPLQSLPPNFHGNKLIIFKMRGGFIRELSFIKFKNMTIMKFSDCDFLTKVPDVSSIPNLKELIAKRCTNLVEVHNSIGSLEYLCKLNFFGCSNLEIFPISLKLRSLRSLDLGHCSSFRSFPEVGCEMKSLTRLILSSTAVEELPLSIGNLTKLDELFLHGCKNLKRLPINIILQLQHFESLGIFGGCTNRVKKMGYDGQSILAIGSTTMEDEISWNEEKLQELEPPTNSSNGSNALQVLNRQNCFQSESNFFPISSFFTMFDSSTTLTYLDLSGSEFVSLPTSIKGFVALIELDLRDCTKLEEILELPPNIELVDAKGCNSLERFPEVSRILEFNGSHIKSLQGIVLNGCDKMHEKIWNYKVPNPSLWKIIEIMRDRIGVP; encoded by the exons ATGGCCTTTCAATTAGgagcttcttcatcttctttacCATCATCTCCTTCCATCCATCCAAAGAATCATGATGTATTCTTGAGCTTTAGAGGTAAAGATGTTCGCCACAAGTTTATTTCTCATCTAAACCGAGCTTTACGTCAAAGTGGAATCAAGACTTATATGGATGGTGTCAACCTTGAGAGAGGAGAGCAAATTTCATCAGAAGTTTTTAAAGCTATTGAAGAGTCAAGAATTTCGATCATtgtattttctaaaaattatgCAGAATCCAAATGGTGCTTAGACGAGCTATTGAAGATTCTTGAATGCAAAAAAACATTCAAACAAATTGTTTTACCGATATTCTATGAGATAAAACCATCAGACGTACGAGATCAAAAAGGAGGCCTTGGACAAGCATTCACTAAACTTGGAAAGAAAATCAAGGATGACATAAAGTTGCTGGAGTATTGGAAGGAAGCTTTAGAAGAAGTAGCCAAATTGTCTGGGTTGGAATATACAGCGTTCGG ggaTGATGAGTCAGAATTTATCCAAAAGTACATCATTGGGTGGATCAACTCAAGAATAGTAAACCAAACACCTCTAAGCGTTGCCATGTATCCAGTTGGGATAGATTGTCGTAAACGAGACATTTATCAGCATCTAAGTATTGAAAGGAATGATATTATACGTATTGTAGGGATATTCGGAACTGGTGGAATTGGTAAGACAACTATTTCAAAAGATATTTATAACCAGATTTACTCTCAATTTGAAGGAAGTTGTTTCTTGAGTAATATTAgagaaatttcaaaacaagcAGGAGGTCTGATTCAGCTGCAAAATACCCTTCTTTTTGATATTTTAGGAACAAGTTTGGATGTTCGTGATACTGACAAAGGAATCAATGTGATTAAGCACAGACTTTGCTCTAAAAGGGTTCTactaattcttgatgatgtggatgagGTTGtccaaattgaaaaattagtTGGAGATCGTAGTTGGTTTGGTTTGGGAAGTAGAATTATCGTGACAACAAGAGATCAACAATTACTAAAAATCTCTGAAGTTGATTCAGAATACGAGTTGAAGCTCTTGGGTGACAATGAAGCTCTTCGACTCTTTAGCTTGCATGCTTTCAAGAAAGATGAACCATTTGATGAGTATGTGGACCTCGCTAAACAAATAATACAATATGCTAAGGGCCTTCCATTGGCTTTAGCAGTGCTAGGTTCGGATCTAAAGGGTAAAAGTACACATCAATGGAAGAGTGCATTGAATAAGTATAAAAACATTCCCAATAGAAATATTCAGAAAGTATGTTTAGTGAGTTATGAAGGATTAGATAATAATGAGAAGGAAATGTTCCTTGATATTGCCTGTTTCTTCAAAGGAAAACCTTTGCCAGATATCATGAACATATTTGACAGTTGTGGTTTTTTTCCAAATGATGGTATCGATAGGCTTAAAGACAAGTGTCTTATTACTATTGAAGGTGGGTTTGTTTGGATGCATGACTTGCTACAAGATATGGGTCGAGAAATTGTTCGTCTAGAATCACCCAACGAACCTGGTCAGCGTAGTAGATTGTTTTTTCATGAAGATGTCCGTCATGTGTTGGAAGAAAGCATG TACCAGGGCACAAACAAAGTTGCAGGCATGATAATAGAAATGCCCAAAGGCGAGGAAGTGATAAGCTTGAATTCCGAAGCATTTGTACAGATGAAAAGACTTAGAGTGCTTATCAATCGCAATGCAAGTTTTTCAAGTGGACCTAATTATCTctccaatgaattaagagtaCTTGATTGGTTTGAATATCCGCTACAATCTTTGCCACCCAATTTCCATGGAAATAAACTCATTATCTTTAAAATGCGTGGTGGCTTCATCAGGGAGTTAAGCTTCATCAAGTTTAAG AATATGACAATTATGAAATTCAGTGActgtgatttcttaacaaaagttcCAGATGTTTCAAGCATcccaaatttgaaggaattgatTGCCAAAAGGTGTACAAATTTAGTTGAGGTGCATAATTCCATTGGATCCCTGGAGTATCTTtgtaaattgaatttttttggaTGCTCTAACCTTGAAATTTTTCCAATAAGCCTCAAGTTGAGATCTTTACGTAGCCTTGATCTTGGTCATTGCTCAAGCTTTCGTAGCTTTCCTGAAGTTGGGTGTGAAATGAAATCTTTAACTAGATTAATTCTATCGTCCACTGCAGTGGAAGAACTACCGTTATCAATTGGCAATCTTACTAAACTTGATGAATTATTTCTACATGGCTGCAAAAACCTTAAGCGTCTCCCAATTAACATTATTCTTCAGTTGCAACATTTCGAAAGTCTTGGGATATTTGGTGGTTGTACAAATCGAGTAAAGAAGATGGGGTATGATGGACAATCCATTCTAGCTATTGGGTCTACAACAATGGAAGACGAGATTTCATGGAATGAAGAAAAACTCCAAGAATTGGAGCCTCCAACGAATTCAAGCAATGGAAGCAATGCATTACAAGTGTTGAATCGTCAGAATTGTTTCCAATCAGAATCAAATTTCTTTCCAATATCAAGTTTCTTTACCATGTTTGATTCTTCGACCACTTTGACTTATTTAGATCTATCGGGAAGTGAATTTGTTAGCCTTCCCACCAGCATAAAAGGATTTGTTGCACTTATTGAGCTCGACTTGAGAGATTGCACAAAACTTGAAGAAATCTTAGAActtccaccaaatatagaaTTGGTAGATGCTAAGGGATGCAATTCGTTAGAAAGATTTCCAGAAGTGTCAAGAATATTGGAATTCAATGGAAGCCACATCAAATCACTACAAGGAATTGTCTTGAATGGCTGCGACAAAATGCATGAGAAGATTTGGAATTATAAAGTGCCAAATCCATCACTATGGAAG ATTATCGAGATAATGCGAGACAGAATTGGAGTTCCTTAG
- the LOC122297161 gene encoding disease resistance protein RPV1-like isoform X1, producing MAFQLGASSSSLPSSPSIHPKNHDVFLSFRGKDVRHKFISHLNRALRQSGIKTYMDGVNLERGEQISSEVFKAIEESRISIIVFSKNYAESKWCLDELLKILECKKTFKQIVLPIFYEIKPSDVRDQKGGLGQAFTKLGKKIKDDIKLLEYWKEALEEVAKLSGLEYTAFGDDESEFIQKYIIGWINSRIVNQTPLSVAMYPVGIDCRKRDIYQHLSIERNDIIRIVGIFGTGGIGKTTISKDIYNQIYSQFEGSCFLSNIREISKQAGGLIQLQNTLLFDILGTSLDVRDTDKGINVIKHRLCSKRVLLILDDVDEVVQIEKLVGDRSWFGLGSRIIVTTRDQQLLKISEVDSEYELKLLGDNEALRLFSLHAFKKDEPFDEYVDLAKQIIQYAKGLPLALAVLGSDLKGKSTHQWKSALNKYKNIPNRNIQKVCLVSYEGLDNNEKEMFLDIACFFKGKPLPDIMNIFDSCGFFPNDGIDRLKDKCLITIEGGFVWMHDLLQDMGREIVRLESPNEPGQRSRLFFHEDVRHVLEESMYQGTNKVAGMIIEMPKGEEVISLNSEAFVQMKRLRVLINRNASFSSGPNYLSNELRVLDWFEYPLQSLPPNFHGNKLIIFKMRGGFIRELSFIKFKNMTIMKFSDCDFLTKVPDVSSIPNLKELIAKRCTNLVEVHNSIGSLEYLCKLNFFGCSNLEIFPISLKLRSLRSLDLGHCSSFRSFPEVGCEMKSLTRLILSSTAVEELPLSIGNLTKLDELFLHGCKNLKRLPINIILQLQHFESLGIFGGCTNRVKKMGYDGQSILAIGSTTMEDEISWNEEKLQELEPPTNSSNGSNALQVLNRQNCFQSESNFFPISSFFTMFDSSTTLTYLDLSGSEFVSLPTSIKGFVALIELDLRDCTKLEEILELPPNIELVDAKGCNSLERFPEVSRILEFNGSHIKSLQGIVLNGCDKMHEKIWNYKVPNPSLWKGHATVLPKHEIPEWLWYQKEFLENEIAKREDDDVQLKGNEEWVINIEGPHHLEDISGIVIYLVTFFKEDYNSEYFVPNVEITSMSSNCVCRIDREERLHLYGHDVTKSIIGQYEVWMWYSDLESFEVKVLDKLRVQVRVLPNPSNPLWEQFWSRYYISLGANVVYRNESRAHKRRKID from the exons ATGGCCTTTCAATTAGgagcttcttcatcttctttacCATCATCTCCTTCCATCCATCCAAAGAATCATGATGTATTCTTGAGCTTTAGAGGTAAAGATGTTCGCCACAAGTTTATTTCTCATCTAAACCGAGCTTTACGTCAAAGTGGAATCAAGACTTATATGGATGGTGTCAACCTTGAGAGAGGAGAGCAAATTTCATCAGAAGTTTTTAAAGCTATTGAAGAGTCAAGAATTTCGATCATtgtattttctaaaaattatgCAGAATCCAAATGGTGCTTAGACGAGCTATTGAAGATTCTTGAATGCAAAAAAACATTCAAACAAATTGTTTTACCGATATTCTATGAGATAAAACCATCAGACGTACGAGATCAAAAAGGAGGCCTTGGACAAGCATTCACTAAACTTGGAAAGAAAATCAAGGATGACATAAAGTTGCTGGAGTATTGGAAGGAAGCTTTAGAAGAAGTAGCCAAATTGTCTGGGTTGGAATATACAGCGTTCGG ggaTGATGAGTCAGAATTTATCCAAAAGTACATCATTGGGTGGATCAACTCAAGAATAGTAAACCAAACACCTCTAAGCGTTGCCATGTATCCAGTTGGGATAGATTGTCGTAAACGAGACATTTATCAGCATCTAAGTATTGAAAGGAATGATATTATACGTATTGTAGGGATATTCGGAACTGGTGGAATTGGTAAGACAACTATTTCAAAAGATATTTATAACCAGATTTACTCTCAATTTGAAGGAAGTTGTTTCTTGAGTAATATTAgagaaatttcaaaacaagcAGGAGGTCTGATTCAGCTGCAAAATACCCTTCTTTTTGATATTTTAGGAACAAGTTTGGATGTTCGTGATACTGACAAAGGAATCAATGTGATTAAGCACAGACTTTGCTCTAAAAGGGTTCTactaattcttgatgatgtggatgagGTTGtccaaattgaaaaattagtTGGAGATCGTAGTTGGTTTGGTTTGGGAAGTAGAATTATCGTGACAACAAGAGATCAACAATTACTAAAAATCTCTGAAGTTGATTCAGAATACGAGTTGAAGCTCTTGGGTGACAATGAAGCTCTTCGACTCTTTAGCTTGCATGCTTTCAAGAAAGATGAACCATTTGATGAGTATGTGGACCTCGCTAAACAAATAATACAATATGCTAAGGGCCTTCCATTGGCTTTAGCAGTGCTAGGTTCGGATCTAAAGGGTAAAAGTACACATCAATGGAAGAGTGCATTGAATAAGTATAAAAACATTCCCAATAGAAATATTCAGAAAGTATGTTTAGTGAGTTATGAAGGATTAGATAATAATGAGAAGGAAATGTTCCTTGATATTGCCTGTTTCTTCAAAGGAAAACCTTTGCCAGATATCATGAACATATTTGACAGTTGTGGTTTTTTTCCAAATGATGGTATCGATAGGCTTAAAGACAAGTGTCTTATTACTATTGAAGGTGGGTTTGTTTGGATGCATGACTTGCTACAAGATATGGGTCGAGAAATTGTTCGTCTAGAATCACCCAACGAACCTGGTCAGCGTAGTAGATTGTTTTTTCATGAAGATGTCCGTCATGTGTTGGAAGAAAGCATG TACCAGGGCACAAACAAAGTTGCAGGCATGATAATAGAAATGCCCAAAGGCGAGGAAGTGATAAGCTTGAATTCCGAAGCATTTGTACAGATGAAAAGACTTAGAGTGCTTATCAATCGCAATGCAAGTTTTTCAAGTGGACCTAATTATCTctccaatgaattaagagtaCTTGATTGGTTTGAATATCCGCTACAATCTTTGCCACCCAATTTCCATGGAAATAAACTCATTATCTTTAAAATGCGTGGTGGCTTCATCAGGGAGTTAAGCTTCATCAAGTTTAAG AATATGACAATTATGAAATTCAGTGActgtgatttcttaacaaaagttcCAGATGTTTCAAGCATcccaaatttgaaggaattgatTGCCAAAAGGTGTACAAATTTAGTTGAGGTGCATAATTCCATTGGATCCCTGGAGTATCTTtgtaaattgaatttttttggaTGCTCTAACCTTGAAATTTTTCCAATAAGCCTCAAGTTGAGATCTTTACGTAGCCTTGATCTTGGTCATTGCTCAAGCTTTCGTAGCTTTCCTGAAGTTGGGTGTGAAATGAAATCTTTAACTAGATTAATTCTATCGTCCACTGCAGTGGAAGAACTACCGTTATCAATTGGCAATCTTACTAAACTTGATGAATTATTTCTACATGGCTGCAAAAACCTTAAGCGTCTCCCAATTAACATTATTCTTCAGTTGCAACATTTCGAAAGTCTTGGGATATTTGGTGGTTGTACAAATCGAGTAAAGAAGATGGGGTATGATGGACAATCCATTCTAGCTATTGGGTCTACAACAATGGAAGACGAGATTTCATGGAATGAAGAAAAACTCCAAGAATTGGAGCCTCCAACGAATTCAAGCAATGGAAGCAATGCATTACAAGTGTTGAATCGTCAGAATTGTTTCCAATCAGAATCAAATTTCTTTCCAATATCAAGTTTCTTTACCATGTTTGATTCTTCGACCACTTTGACTTATTTAGATCTATCGGGAAGTGAATTTGTTAGCCTTCCCACCAGCATAAAAGGATTTGTTGCACTTATTGAGCTCGACTTGAGAGATTGCACAAAACTTGAAGAAATCTTAGAActtccaccaaatatagaaTTGGTAGATGCTAAGGGATGCAATTCGTTAGAAAGATTTCCAGAAGTGTCAAGAATATTGGAATTCAATGGAAGCCACATCAAATCACTACAAGGAATTGTCTTGAATGGCTGCGACAAAATGCATGAGAAGATTTGGAATTATAAAGTGCCAAATCCATCACTATGGAAG GGACATGCCACTGTGTTACCGAAACATGAGATTCCAGAGTGGTTATGGTATCAGAAagaatttttagaaaatgaaattgcTAAGAGAGAGGATGATGATGTCCAAttgaaaggaaatgaagaaTGGGTAATAAATATTGAAGGGCCACACCATTTGGAGGATATAAGCGGAATTGTAATATATCTCGttacattttttaaagaagatTACAATAGTGAGTATTTTGTTCCTAATGTTGAGATAACCAGTATGAGCTCAAATTGTGTATGCCGTATTGATAGAGAAGAACGTCTACATTTGTATGGTCATGATGTAACGAAAAGTATCATAGGCCAATATGAAGTATGGATGTGGTACTCTGATTTAGAATCATTTGAGGTAAAAGTTTTGGACAAATTGAGGGTTCAAGTTCGTGTTCTTCCCAATCCTAGCAATCCTCTTTGGGAACAATTTTGGTCACGGTATTATATAAGTTTGGGAGCCAATGTTGTATACAGAAATGAAAGCAGAGcacataaaagaagaaaaatagattga
- the LOC122297161 gene encoding disease resistance protein RPV1-like isoform X3: MAFQLGASSSSLPSSPSIHPKNHDVFLSFRGKDVRHKFISHLNRALRQSGIKTYMDGVNLERGEQISSEVFKAIEESRISIIVFSKNYAESKWCLDELLKILECKKTFKQIVLPIFYEIKPSDVRDQKGGLGQAFTKLGKKIKDDIKLLEYWKEALEEVAKLSGLEYTAFGDDESEFIQKYIIGWINSRIVNQTPLSVAMYPVGIDCRKRDIYQHLSIERNDIIRIVGIFGTGGIGTSLDVRDTDKGINVIKHRLCSKRVLLILDDVDEVVQIEKLVGDRSWFGLGSRIIVTTRDQQLLKISEVDSEYELKLLGDNEALRLFSLHAFKKDEPFDEYVDLAKQIIQYAKGLPLALAVLGSDLKGKSTHQWKSALNKYKNIPNRNIQKVCLVSYEGLDNNEKEMFLDIACFFKGKPLPDIMNIFDSCGFFPNDGIDRLKDKCLITIEGGFVWMHDLLQDMGREIVRLESPNEPGQRSRLFFHEDVRHVLEESMYQGTNKVAGMIIEMPKGEEVISLNSEAFVQMKRLRVLINRNASFSSGPNYLSNELRVLDWFEYPLQSLPPNFHGNKLIIFKMRGGFIRELSFIKFKNMTIMKFSDCDFLTKVPDVSSIPNLKELIAKRCTNLVEVHNSIGSLEYLCKLNFFGCSNLEIFPISLKLRSLRSLDLGHCSSFRSFPEVGCEMKSLTRLILSSTAVEELPLSIGNLTKLDELFLHGCKNLKRLPINIILQLQHFESLGIFGGCTNRVKKMGYDGQSILAIGSTTMEDEISWNEEKLQELEPPTNSSNGSNALQVLNRQNCFQSESNFFPISSFFTMFDSSTTLTYLDLSGSEFVSLPTSIKGFVALIELDLRDCTKLEEILELPPNIELVDAKGCNSLERFPEVSRILEFNGSHIKSLQGIVLNGCDKMHEKIWNYKVPNPSLWKGHATVLPKHEIPEWLWYQKEFLENEIAKREDDDVQLKGNEEWVINIEGPHHLEDISGIVIYLVTFFKEDYNSEYFVPNVEITSMSSNCVCRIDREERLHLYGHDVTKSIIGQYEVWMWYSDLESFEVKVLDKLRVQVRVLPNPSNPLWEQFWSRYYISLGANVVYRNESRAHKRRKID; the protein is encoded by the exons ATGGCCTTTCAATTAGgagcttcttcatcttctttacCATCATCTCCTTCCATCCATCCAAAGAATCATGATGTATTCTTGAGCTTTAGAGGTAAAGATGTTCGCCACAAGTTTATTTCTCATCTAAACCGAGCTTTACGTCAAAGTGGAATCAAGACTTATATGGATGGTGTCAACCTTGAGAGAGGAGAGCAAATTTCATCAGAAGTTTTTAAAGCTATTGAAGAGTCAAGAATTTCGATCATtgtattttctaaaaattatgCAGAATCCAAATGGTGCTTAGACGAGCTATTGAAGATTCTTGAATGCAAAAAAACATTCAAACAAATTGTTTTACCGATATTCTATGAGATAAAACCATCAGACGTACGAGATCAAAAAGGAGGCCTTGGACAAGCATTCACTAAACTTGGAAAGAAAATCAAGGATGACATAAAGTTGCTGGAGTATTGGAAGGAAGCTTTAGAAGAAGTAGCCAAATTGTCTGGGTTGGAATATACAGCGTTCGG ggaTGATGAGTCAGAATTTATCCAAAAGTACATCATTGGGTGGATCAACTCAAGAATAGTAAACCAAACACCTCTAAGCGTTGCCATGTATCCAGTTGGGATAGATTGTCGTAAACGAGACATTTATCAGCATCTAAGTATTGAAAGGAATGATATTATACGTATTGTAGGGATATTCGGAACTGGTGGAATTG GAACAAGTTTGGATGTTCGTGATACTGACAAAGGAATCAATGTGATTAAGCACAGACTTTGCTCTAAAAGGGTTCTactaattcttgatgatgtggatgagGTTGtccaaattgaaaaattagtTGGAGATCGTAGTTGGTTTGGTTTGGGAAGTAGAATTATCGTGACAACAAGAGATCAACAATTACTAAAAATCTCTGAAGTTGATTCAGAATACGAGTTGAAGCTCTTGGGTGACAATGAAGCTCTTCGACTCTTTAGCTTGCATGCTTTCAAGAAAGATGAACCATTTGATGAGTATGTGGACCTCGCTAAACAAATAATACAATATGCTAAGGGCCTTCCATTGGCTTTAGCAGTGCTAGGTTCGGATCTAAAGGGTAAAAGTACACATCAATGGAAGAGTGCATTGAATAAGTATAAAAACATTCCCAATAGAAATATTCAGAAAGTATGTTTAGTGAGTTATGAAGGATTAGATAATAATGAGAAGGAAATGTTCCTTGATATTGCCTGTTTCTTCAAAGGAAAACCTTTGCCAGATATCATGAACATATTTGACAGTTGTGGTTTTTTTCCAAATGATGGTATCGATAGGCTTAAAGACAAGTGTCTTATTACTATTGAAGGTGGGTTTGTTTGGATGCATGACTTGCTACAAGATATGGGTCGAGAAATTGTTCGTCTAGAATCACCCAACGAACCTGGTCAGCGTAGTAGATTGTTTTTTCATGAAGATGTCCGTCATGTGTTGGAAGAAAGCATG TACCAGGGCACAAACAAAGTTGCAGGCATGATAATAGAAATGCCCAAAGGCGAGGAAGTGATAAGCTTGAATTCCGAAGCATTTGTACAGATGAAAAGACTTAGAGTGCTTATCAATCGCAATGCAAGTTTTTCAAGTGGACCTAATTATCTctccaatgaattaagagtaCTTGATTGGTTTGAATATCCGCTACAATCTTTGCCACCCAATTTCCATGGAAATAAACTCATTATCTTTAAAATGCGTGGTGGCTTCATCAGGGAGTTAAGCTTCATCAAGTTTAAG AATATGACAATTATGAAATTCAGTGActgtgatttcttaacaaaagttcCAGATGTTTCAAGCATcccaaatttgaaggaattgatTGCCAAAAGGTGTACAAATTTAGTTGAGGTGCATAATTCCATTGGATCCCTGGAGTATCTTtgtaaattgaatttttttggaTGCTCTAACCTTGAAATTTTTCCAATAAGCCTCAAGTTGAGATCTTTACGTAGCCTTGATCTTGGTCATTGCTCAAGCTTTCGTAGCTTTCCTGAAGTTGGGTGTGAAATGAAATCTTTAACTAGATTAATTCTATCGTCCACTGCAGTGGAAGAACTACCGTTATCAATTGGCAATCTTACTAAACTTGATGAATTATTTCTACATGGCTGCAAAAACCTTAAGCGTCTCCCAATTAACATTATTCTTCAGTTGCAACATTTCGAAAGTCTTGGGATATTTGGTGGTTGTACAAATCGAGTAAAGAAGATGGGGTATGATGGACAATCCATTCTAGCTATTGGGTCTACAACAATGGAAGACGAGATTTCATGGAATGAAGAAAAACTCCAAGAATTGGAGCCTCCAACGAATTCAAGCAATGGAAGCAATGCATTACAAGTGTTGAATCGTCAGAATTGTTTCCAATCAGAATCAAATTTCTTTCCAATATCAAGTTTCTTTACCATGTTTGATTCTTCGACCACTTTGACTTATTTAGATCTATCGGGAAGTGAATTTGTTAGCCTTCCCACCAGCATAAAAGGATTTGTTGCACTTATTGAGCTCGACTTGAGAGATTGCACAAAACTTGAAGAAATCTTAGAActtccaccaaatatagaaTTGGTAGATGCTAAGGGATGCAATTCGTTAGAAAGATTTCCAGAAGTGTCAAGAATATTGGAATTCAATGGAAGCCACATCAAATCACTACAAGGAATTGTCTTGAATGGCTGCGACAAAATGCATGAGAAGATTTGGAATTATAAAGTGCCAAATCCATCACTATGGAAG GGACATGCCACTGTGTTACCGAAACATGAGATTCCAGAGTGGTTATGGTATCAGAAagaatttttagaaaatgaaattgcTAAGAGAGAGGATGATGATGTCCAAttgaaaggaaatgaagaaTGGGTAATAAATATTGAAGGGCCACACCATTTGGAGGATATAAGCGGAATTGTAATATATCTCGttacattttttaaagaagatTACAATAGTGAGTATTTTGTTCCTAATGTTGAGATAACCAGTATGAGCTCAAATTGTGTATGCCGTATTGATAGAGAAGAACGTCTACATTTGTATGGTCATGATGTAACGAAAAGTATCATAGGCCAATATGAAGTATGGATGTGGTACTCTGATTTAGAATCATTTGAGGTAAAAGTTTTGGACAAATTGAGGGTTCAAGTTCGTGTTCTTCCCAATCCTAGCAATCCTCTTTGGGAACAATTTTGGTCACGGTATTATATAAGTTTGGGAGCCAATGTTGTATACAGAAATGAAAGCAGAGcacataaaagaagaaaaatagattga